From the Gammaproteobacteria bacterium genome, the window GGGTGCTGGACGTTCCCGACCTCGTGCCCACCATTCACAACAGCTTCGAGGTGGGATACAAGGGCCTGATCAACGATCGGGTGCTACTCGCCGCCGATGTCTACCGCACGCGCATCGAGAACTTCGTGGGCTCGCTCCGGGTGGAGACGCCCAACGTCTTCTTCGATCCCGCTTCGGTTCAGGCGTTCGTGCTGCACCGGCTGGACCCGCTCATTCGGGCCGGATTGATCCCGCCCGCGCTCATCGAAGGCCCCCTTGCCGTGGCTGTCGGCGCGATCGCGAGTCTTCCGCTGGGCACCCTGGCCGCGGACCAGTCAGCCTCGCACGACCTGCTGCTGACCTACCGCAATTTCGGAGACGTGTGGTATTCGGGCGCCGACCTGGCCCTGGAGGTGCTCCTCTCCGACCAGCTCAGCCTCAACGGCAACTTCTCGTGGAAGAGCGCCGAGTGCTTCAACAGCACCGACGATGATTGCAACGACATCGAGGACGTCGCGCTTAACGCCCCGAGCCACAACGGATCTCTCGGGTTCACCTATGCCAACCAGGGGAGCGGGCTTTCGGCGCAGGGACGCGTGCGCATGACGGCGGGATTCCCGATCAACTCGGGGACCTACATCGGGGTGATCGATGGCTACCAGGTCATGGACGCGTCGTTGAGCTACCGGCTCCCCTTCCAGCCGGGCACGACGCTGTCGGTTACCGCCAACAACCTGTTCGACAGCAACCACACCGAGTTCATCGGCGCCGCGCCCCTGGGCAGGTTCGTGATGTTCCGGGTGCGGCACGACTTCTAGGAAGCCGCCAGCGTCCTAGGGGTCCAGCGGCATCGCCTCCAGCCGCGAGATGTGCAGGTTGAGCATGTGGTTGACGCGGAAGCCGTACATCCCGTCCATCGCGACTTCGGAGCGCGGCAGGGCGGCGACCTGGGCATCGTTGACGAAGAACCGCACCTCGTCCGCGTCCGCCTCGGCGGCGAGGATGTTTTTCGCCGTGGCCCCGTCGCCGCGGTCGGCCCAGCCCAGGATGGCTTCGTGGCCGGTCCAGGGGAGGATCGTGGGCGCGTCAGGGCCCTCGCGGCGCTTGACGATGAACTCGCCCCCGTCGCGGATGAGGAAGTAGGTGTATTCGATGTCGTCGCCGTCCAGGCCGAGCCCGCCGGCGAAGAATCCGAACGCCTCGCGCATCATCCCCTGCGGTTCGAAGAGAAAGACCTCCATCTCGATGCGGTATTCTCCCGAAGCCTCCATCTCCGGGCCCCAGTAGATCGCGGCGGGGCCCGAGGTCACGTGCCACCCGGGCGGCATCGAAACGAACATCTCCAGCTGTTCCTCCGAGGCGCCGGGCTCGTCGAAGCGGACCTGCCAGTCCTCCGGACGCTCGAAGTCCTGGGCGGCGAGGGAAGGGGCGGTGACGGATGCTGCGAGGAGGAGGGCGAAGAGCGGAATCAGGAAGGCGAGTCTGGTCATGGTCTCCGGCGGGTGAACGGGGTGACGCGGCCCGGGAAGATCCGGGCGCAGGAAGATCTGCGAAAGTGTCCGTGAAGGTCAATCGTTGCCGCGCCCGCCGCCGCCGGTGACGATGTCGCGGATCCCGGACGTTTCACGAGGCGAGCGCCGTGCATATGTTGTCTCAAACCCCGCTCGCCGGGGCATGACCTGCAACACGGAGGATGAGATGCGACTTCGCAACGTATGGCTCTCGGGAACGGCGATTCTGGCGGCACTCGCATTCTCTTCAGGGGCCGAAGCCCAGGGCGAGGAACGGTACGGCGCCTGGCTGATGGATTCGGACCGGCCCCCGCCGGCCTCCAACGTCATGACCTACGAGCCCTATGGGGATGGCGGCATGCGCATCACGGTCGCGAGTACGAATGCGCGCGGCGAGAGTTCCGAATGGGGGTACGTGACGCTGTTCGACGGCGTCTTCCGCGCGGTGGAGGGGCAGGAGAACGCCGAGACGGCGGTCGAGGTCGTGGACGACCGCAGCACGCGCATCCTGAACAGCCGCGGCGGCAGGGTCTACCAGGTCATCATCAACACCCTCTCAGAGGACGGCAACACGATTCAGAACGAGTACGTGCGCCTGGACGAGGAGGGAAAGATCACCGGGGTGGGGCACGCGACGTACCGGCGCATAATGAACTAGGCGGGCGCTCCCGCTACCGGCTGCCCTCCGGGGCGGCCGCGATGCATTCCACCTCGACGCGCGCGTCGAACGCCAGCCCGGCCGCGGCCAGGGCGGAGCGGGCCGGCGGGTTTTCCGGGAAGTACTCCAGGTAGACCTCGTTGAAGGTGGCGTAGTCGGCCATGTCGGCGAGGAACACGGTGCACTTGACCACGTCCTCCCACCCCGCCCCGGCGGCCTCCAGCACGGCCGCGAGGTTCTCCATGGTCTGACGGGTTTCGGGGATGATCCCCCCCTCGGCCAGGGTGGGCGGCGACACGCCCGGGAGCGCCCCGATCGCGCCCGACAGGAAGATCAGGTCGCCGCTCCGCACCGCGGACGAGAAGACCGGCAGCCGGGCCACCCCCTCGGGCTGGATGATCTCCTTGCGGGGCGCGGGTTCCGCCGCGGCCTGGCCGCCCTCAGCGTCCGGCGACCCGGCCGGCCCGCATCCGACCGCAAGCGCGCCCAGCATGCATGTGGCGCCCCGCCACGACCGCCGCGTTCGGACCGCGCTTACCACGCCCGCGACCTCGGCCCCAGCGTCCACTCGCATCCTCATCCGCTCCACGGCCACTCCTCCATCTCGATTCCCCTCGCCGCGAAGAGCAGCTCGAGCGCCCGCTCCCACGACTCCCAGCTGGTGGTGCGGCCGTACACCGAGTTGGTCTTGTGCGCCACCACCAGGTCGAGGGCGGGGAACACCGTGATCCACTGCCCGACCGCGCCGCGCCCGCTGTACGCGCCCTCGAACGGTCCGGTGGCGCGCGGGCCGTCCCACACCCACCACATGTAGCCGTAGCCGAAGTAGCCGTCCCGGCGCCAGTCCGGGTTCATCTCCTCGAGCGGGGTCACGACGCTCACGATGCGCCGCGCCCAGTCCCGCGAGATGATCTGCTCCCCGTCCCAGGAGCCCTCGTTGAGCATCAGGTGCCCGATGCGCGCCATGTCTCGCGTGGACAGCCA encodes:
- a CDS encoding RidA family protein, producing MRVDAGAEVAGVVSAVRTRRSWRGATCMLGALAVGCGPAGSPDAEGGQAAAEPAPRKEIIQPEGVARLPVFSSAVRSGDLIFLSGAIGALPGVSPPTLAEGGIIPETRQTMENLAAVLEAAGAGWEDVVKCTVFLADMADYATFNEVYLEYFPENPPARSALAAAGLAFDARVEVECIAAAPEGSR